The following are from one region of the Salvia splendens isolate huo1 chromosome 2, SspV2, whole genome shotgun sequence genome:
- the LOC121770485 gene encoding uncharacterized protein LOC121770485 — MGCTNSVYKKKKKIVPEISIFAPILRIPIHSDLQRILRGFVPNDLADRIAAIRNQIALVGEDTGGSAVSELIRALEEYLPLLLGLTKKEYGLQELVEFRWRELGEEREDICGTNSWFELLCVVHMMAMLTLMEANEKLIPKESSLPERLVSADCMRDAVDLLLKAAGYLNFCVLDVLPRLPHELKSRLPSDMQDNVLEAISHQALAQGTELQLGLAGLSKNATLSVKRRLACEQLSFYAQAHCCLSEKNESNTVLKKQLFFLKWKHLEAKAAAYYYHSLILDKGTEPSCHLSAVCCVLAAEELLVESKKACLTFCLAEPITRCPPPWGAMKHLQKKIPETAAKKTQMYTYLLDQEKGLKSLPELPEFQLSLKPDEYELPEADPLWDCPEQTLKKHLNHDDKETKT; from the exons ATGGGGTGCACCAATTCAGTTtacaaaaagaagaagaagatcgtCCCCGAAATCTCCATTTTTGCCCCAATTTTACGAATCCCAATTCACTCTGATTTGCAGAGAATTCTCAGAGGATTCGTCCCCAACGATCTTGCTGATAGAATTGCAGCTATCAGAAATCAGATTGCTTTAGTTGGGGAGGACACTG GAGGGTCTGCTGTCAGTGAACTAATCAGGGCATTGGAGGAATACTTGCCTCTCCTTCTTGGTCTTACAAAGAAag AATATGGGCTCCAGGAGCTGGTGGAGTTCAGATGGAGAGAAttgggagaggagagagag GATATTTGTGGGACGAATTCGTGGTTCGAATTGCTGTGTGTTGTGCACATGATGGCAATGCTGACATTGATGGAGGCAAATGAGAAGCTCATACCTAAAGAAAGTAGTCTGCCTGAGAGGCTTGTGTCTGCAG ATTGTATGAGAGATGCTGTTGATTTGCTGCTCAAGGCAGCCGGATATTTGAATTTCTGCGTTCTTGATGTTCTTCCGCGGCTACCACATGAGCTAAA AAGCAGGTTGCCTTCGGATATGCAGGACAACGTGCTAGAGGCGATTTCACATCAAGCTTTGGCGCAG GGAACTGAGCTTCAGCTTGGACTTGCTGGCCTCAGTAAAAATGCAACTCTGTCTGTTAAGCGGAGACTAGCCTGCGAACAGCTGAGTTTCTACGCTCAG GCCCACTGCTGCTTATCCGAAAAAAACGAGAGCAACACAGTGTTGAAGAAGCAACTGTTCTTCCTCAAATGGAAGCATCTAGAAGCAAAG GCTGCAGCTTACTACTATCACAGCCTGATCCTAGACAAGGGCACCGAGCCATCCTGCCACCTCAGCGCTGTCTGCTGCGTTCTAGCCGCGGAGGAACTGCTAGTCGAGAGCAAGAAGGCCTGCTTGACCTTCTGCCTTGCGGAACCAATCACAag GTGCCCTCCGCCTTGGGGCGCAATGAAGCACTTGCAGAAGAAAATACCAGAAACCGCGGCCAAGAAGACTCAGATGTATACCTACCTTCTAGACCAAGAGAA AGGCCTCAAGAGTTTGCCAGAGCTTCCAGAATTTCAGCTGTCACTCAAGCCTGATGAATATGAATTGCCAGAGGCTGATCCTCTTTGGGACTGTCCCGAACAAACGCTAAAGAAACACCTCAACCACGACGACAAAGAAACCAAAACTTGA